The Medicago truncatula cultivar Jemalong A17 chromosome 7, MtrunA17r5.0-ANR, whole genome shotgun sequence genome includes the window CATGAATTCCATACCCAACCTCCGTCACTCCAACCTCTCACTCAATCACAACCGTCCATCTTTTCCCTTATCACCCTCCCTCTCCTTCCGTTCCCATCCACCACCACAATTCCTCCCTCCATCCTCCTTTAAGCTTCCACCAATCAAATCCTCATCTTCCCAAAACGACCCTGCCTTCCAAAAACCCCAAAATAACCCTACTCCACCAAACCCTTTCCAAACCCTaacctctctcttctcccccgtTGTTGAAACCACATGCATCGTTATCGCCGCTACCGCTTTCTTCTTCATGCGCTTCCATCACACTCCCGTCATCGCCGCAACTCTCTCCCCTCCGACCACTGTAACGGAAAATGCTACGATGGAGGAAGATGCTGAAAAGGTAATTCAAGAGAAATTGACTGAAAATCCAAATGATGCTGAAGCTCTACGTGCTCTAATGGAGGTGAAAATCAAAGCAAGGGAAATTGATGAAGCTATTGGTGTTATAGACcgtttgattgaaattgaacctGAAGAAATGGAGTGGCGGTTGTTGAAGGCGAATATGTATATCTACAACGACGACCATGAATCTGCTAAGAAATTGTTtgaagagattttgaagaaagatcCACTTCGAGTTGAAGCTTTTCATGGACTTGTAATGGCGAGTTCTGAATCGAATGAACAATCGGATGAACCTTTGAAAGGATTGTTGAAGAGAGTTGAAAAAGCAATGGAGTTGTGCAAGAAACAGAAGAAGGTTTCGGATGTTAGGGATTTTAGGTTATTGGTTGCTCAGATTAAGGTGATGGAAGGGAATTTTTCAGAGGCGCTTAAAGCTTATCAGGATTTGGTGAAAGAAGAACCTAGAGATTTTAGGCCTTATCTGTGTCAGGGTATTATATATACATTGcttagaaagaaagatgaagccGAGAAGCAATTCGATCAGTTCCGAAAGCTTGTCCCGAAGAATCATCCTTATAAAGAgtattttgatgataacatgAATGGTACAAATTTTTTCCCGCAGAAATTCGAGAGGGAAGAAGCTGGTGCTAGGAGTTGAGATTGAGCAGAAGATTCTACTGAGAGGTCCTTATATGAGTTTTTGTCGATTTACTTTTGGTGCTCTATGGTTTTAGTTGAATGCTTTTTTGGATAGTAATCAATGTGTTGTTGTAGGTGATTAGTTTAGTTGTTTATTTTAGCAATGGTTGTTTAAAATTATTGCTGGATGGTTTTATTGTGGATATATATAGAACTAGCTTTGATGAACTTCTATAATAACAACCGTGGATAAAGAAATATTGAAAGAATCTTTCCATAACTATGAGTTTTTTCTATGTAGTCAGTTGCTGCTGCTGTCGCGTCATAGCTTAGCGGCACCTATGCTTTATGCTAAAGCCTATTGTGTTGCGGGTTTGAGGAGCTTCTGTAGCGCCGCAAATTTTGGCCTCTATGTTGAAGCTCTTGTGAGAACTCGAAATTGACCCCAACCAGGGGCGGATCAATAGTTTAGCTATACATAACTAGTTTTTCGCACATACATCGAATGTATATAGTGGTGCAGTAGTAAGATTGAATTTCTGACCCAGAGGTTCTGAGATCAATCCAGATATgtgccattttttttgtttccggTGTATTACTTTTGAATAAAAGTGCAACAGGCAGGGTTTGAACCTCGTACTTGTGTTAAAATGAAAGGTTCACATACCACTACACCAACATACAAACTttgttatttatataaaatgtaaTAATTATAGTTGGCCCCTTCAAAATACCGGTCAAGCTCTGCCACTGCTCCCGACTTATGGTTATTCCTGCTGTTTTTTGGACTTTTTTGTCTTTTCATCCTAAGTTCTAAATGTCAATGTAACGGGGCTTTATGGTCGTCTCATTTCTTCTCCTCCGAAACTGCTTCATTTCTTCCCTAAACCAGGGTTTTGTCTCCCCTCCTCTTTGTTTGACTCTCCAGCAGCCCGTTGGGAGACTCTCTGGCGCCATTGTATCTATTCTAAATGCTTAGATGAGCTGTTTTAGCCTTGGAGGCTAAAACTAATTTGCTTTATATTGtgcagtgttgtcaaatagcggcgcTATAGCGTAGCGGACTTTGATGAATCTGCTATGAGAATTACAATGCTATCATAGTTTGTTTATTAGGGCAAATATCAGCCGCTTTTCTAGTTTCTGCTAGCTGTTGTAGTGGCAATAGcagaaaaaatagagttttatgatttttcaaagttaaaaaaaaaaacaaaaaaactgaaGAATCTGCATGTGTGCCAAATATGAGCTGTTTTTACAATAGAAAAACTGAAGTGTCACTGAGTATTACTCCTATATTCAGCATAATGTGGAAATCTTTCAATACATAAGCTATGCTTTGCCTCGATTCCCTTTTTTATTTGCAAGAAGTggaccttttttttatatatgattgaCCTATTTCAATTGTTATACGGCTTCTGCTATTTCGCACAGTAAATTTTTGGCTTTCTCTATTTTCCGCGAgagttaggatccgttgacaccaggtgtcaatgaattcgttgacaccaaatctcaaccgttcaATCTaattaatctaatggttgagaATATGGAAACTAAAGATTTAAATGTGTGTGTATCATGTGTGTATCATGTGataataatttgttgttttaattaatCCCTGAAATTactccaacaaaaacaaaacgctTAATCCCTGACCGTCTTCCCTGTCAGTATATTGTTATTGAGCGCACAAGAATAAAGAATGAAgtgtccccatgagcttagctcatttggtaagggataatgcacaatatgtgcaggggccggggttcgaaccccggacaccccacttattcatctttaaggtgaatttctctagcctagttgaccaaaaaaaaaaaaaaagaatgaagtaagGACCACAACATTAAGCCTTTGAAACTTAATTTAGTCCCTAATTgaatttcaattgaaattttgtttcttGACCCTACATAGGGGGATTTTTGTCACCATGTATTGCAGTTTCTTGCAAAGGGCAATAAAAGTCAATCTGAAGCAGCATGCTCCCACATATGTATACTGAAATAAATCCCACAAGACATGGTGTAAGCTATTGGAAttagaaagcaaaaaaaatttgtatttccCTATCACGTGTatccaccaacaacaacaattcatattattttgtaGACATAATCAATTGAACAATCCGTTGatgaaaaaattatgatatgAGATGGGATTCCActattttgattcaatgaattaatttatttaagttttatCGGTGACGATGAGAACTGATCATGGATGAAAAATGGATCAAAATAATGTGTGGAATTGATTTGTAATTGCAAAAGTAAATTAGGTTAAGCATATTTCTACTTTAATCTTTGTTTGAATTCATCTACGCCACTAATTGAATAGTGTGGGCTTTTAATTTCTAGGAGTGTCACATTAGATTGATGAAGGAGATGACAGTGCAGGTATACACAATGGAGAAGGAGATGATACACTGATATTGTAGATAGAACGATAGAATGAAGAGGGTGAGGGTTCACGTGCACACTTTAAATGAGTTAATGAGAGCCTttagattaaataaaattgatggtTGAGATTCGGTGTCAACGAAATTGATAATAATTGGGTTTGAAAATTGATAATAATGAATTATAATTATTAGTTATATTAATACAGCATTAATTTTGTGTATTCTGCtattattcttcaatttttgagCTTTTACATGTGTATCATATACATTGCCTTTCTTGTTTCTTGATGTAGTGGCTGAAGTGCTACCTGCTATACTGCTATAGTAGTAGTACTTTGGCAGTCGGCCACTAACCAAGACTGACTACATAaagtttgttaaataaaatcttTTTGTGCATTTTGATGGATAGAGGCTATTTTGATGCTAAAAAATCAAACTATGCATTGTTTCTGAATTTCTGTCTTTAATATTATAAGGTTTCTGTAAGTTAAATCCCCCAAAGTTGGCCATTGTCAAAATTTACAAAAGCATAATGTGTAGCTAAGGATACGCCATGGTAAGGAAATATAAGCCAAATCCCCCAAAGTTGGCCATTGTCAAACTTTCTAAAATGTTCTGTTAAAAACCATAATGTCTAGCTAAGGACAAGCCATGGTAAATACTCAACATTCAAAATAAGTTATCGAACGTCTACCAATTTTGCAAGATAAAGCCgtcatttataaaagaaaatgcacAAACGGTGTTTGCTTCATTTATTTACCCTctatttaatctttattttatttatgagagAGATAAACCCATATGATAAATTAATGAGATCCGTTTTAATAAGTAGATCTCTGTAACATGTCTCATTAATCTTCCACGTTTGTCTATCTCTCTCACAAATGAACCATGAACAATAAATGGATGTTGATACGTTGAGCAAATCAACACTCACAAACAATATCACTTCTTCCACAATGCACTCttattagttttgttttgttttactcAGAaaaccatcaaattagtccttacTCTGTAAGTCGCTCTCAAACACGTCTCCAACTCTGTTAACATCTAAGTAAATCACACTCTCATTTTCTAAGAGATACTTTAGCTCTGCTACTTTTCCCTCCTATATAAAACATACACAATCTCTTTTCCTCTTATGCAAATTATACTATAAGGATTACATTTTTCAACCTTaagagatgcttgaattacactctcacTCTTCTTATAAATTTCACACTTACCTCCCTTGAACTATATATTCTACTTTTCACGCATTCAACCAAGTACTATCGATTTGATTTTTGTAAACGAGATGTCAACTTTGATGAATGATTCCGCTCAAAAAAACTTCGATGAATGATTCAAATTGCTACTAACGCATTAAATTTTCTATAgtaatataaattttgtttgttgaataatttttcatatttatgaTAGAAAAATGAGGTGTATGTGGTTCAAACTCCAAGTCATACATATATCATGCAAT containing:
- the LOC25499302 gene encoding protein SLOW GREEN 1, chloroplastic produces the protein MVYYHPPHFGYPLLHFLQHTHSISLTMNSIPNLRHSNLSLNHNRPSFPLSPSLSFRSHPPPQFLPPSSFKLPPIKSSSSQNDPAFQKPQNNPTPPNPFQTLTSLFSPVVETTCIVIAATAFFFMRFHHTPVIAATLSPPTTVTENATMEEDAEKVIQEKLTENPNDAEALRALMEVKIKAREIDEAIGVIDRLIEIEPEEMEWRLLKANMYIYNDDHESAKKLFEEILKKDPLRVEAFHGLVMASSESNEQSDEPLKGLLKRVEKAMELCKKQKKVSDVRDFRLLVAQIKVMEGNFSEALKAYQDLVKEEPRDFRPYLCQGIIYTLLRKKDEAEKQFDQFRKLVPKNHPYKEYFDDNMNGTNFFPQKFEREEAGARS